In the genome of Arachis stenosperma cultivar V10309 chromosome 2, arast.V10309.gnm1.PFL2, whole genome shotgun sequence, the window aacaaaagaatgacgaTAAGGAGAAAACACGTGAAGAATGACGATAAGGAGAAAACacgtgaagaagaaggaacgcgaaaaaggaggagaaggaggaacgCGAAGAAGAAGGCGAAGAAGAAGACGCTCCGTGCGTAAACGAGCGTGAGAAGACGAAGAAGCGTGGGAGAGAAGAAGCGTTGGGCGATTTTGTGTGTATTAGGCGCGTGTATTTCACGTTTCATTTAATggtattgaatttttttagtGTTGGGCTAACTTGATTACATAATTATATGGATGTGTAGCATCCCAAAAATAAAAAGCGGCAAATAACAGAATATttgtttataaatttaattcttataattatgaatttagttaattttcaacaagtaaaattttttacagaaaaatattttaagaatttacATCACTGTAaattataacaaattaaaaagtatAACAAAAGTAattaagttatattttttatttttatcgtTATTGGAATTCTATCTAAGAATTTGTCGTTAATGTATTTGttacatatataaattaaaatttgaatttcgaAACTTATGTAAATAGATTAATAAATTGATTGTAATTAATAATAGGATAAACTACAAAAAATACATTTGTTACCGACAATAATATACCcgaatttttttatcaataaaaatatttttaaataattttaaaaaaatacaaaatttgttatatttttaaattatttgagaatatttttattaataataaaattcgaatatatttttgttaacaataaaattatttaaatatattttagtggtttattcttaatattaataataataataataataacaattattattattattattattattattattattattattattattattattattattattattattattgtagtagtaataataatagtagtagttaataaatttggatcctctaaagtttgcATTTCACTTTaaagaataaagtgtgatctctcaccattgatttcataggtgggaccaagaataaatatgaaagagaaactattCAAGGATAAAAGATCatactttactctctaaagtgaaattaaaattttagaggatccaaatccgtAGTTAATACCTACTAGGATAGCAGTCATATGGCTCTCTTGTTATGCACAGCATGGCAACTAAGTCACAAGATTGATTTTGAGCCAAGTTATTGGAGAAAGCACGCATTAGGTTACCAAAACCCAACAgctaaaattaataactaagaaTTCTagaaaagaaatttaaataaataattctaaaatactaaaataaaataaaaaaattataaaaaaaatataaatgaacATAACCAAAAATTTACTCACCTTTCTGAAAGTTTTAAAAGGCAGGAGGCTGAACTTGTGCAACAAAAAAGCAACAAAAGCCACCTACTACAATATTAAAAAAGAGACTAATATTAGTGttggaagaagagaagagaaccTAACTCCTGGTCATTGTCATCTAACAATGTGATTCTCATAtgtaaaaacaagaaatttagATTGATAACGTGGTGATTTAAagtgacaaataaatttttaaaaatttatcttttagacagacatttttaaaattaatagtaCTAATAAAACTTTTAGGATAATAAAAGTAGATATATTAtctttagattattttttataattagaataaaaaattttaatttaaattaacttATCTAcgtttattaatattattgatatttttttagaaattaattatttgtgTTATTTCTATTCATCCAATTTACTATCATTTTGTTctctaaaataattattaaaaaagaaaaagtatagaaagctaacacttttattaaaatcttGCTAGTACTTAACGAGTAAAAGAGAAGTGAGTAATCCTAccattaaataaaattttacaccattaaaaatactaataataactaattaataatacaaattataaaatttaccATTTCCTAGCACTCTTCTATCAAAAATTCTCATCTAACTTGTTTACTTCCTTCACAGTAACTTGGATAGCTCTTCTTACTCCAAAATTACTTGTTATATGATCTTCAATTCTGGTAATCtattcaaaatatttaaaaaatcataaatttaaagaataaaCCTTTTAAATAGAAGCATAATCAAAtgttctttttaattgaatttattatATGTACGCTTCTATTTATTATAtccaaaaattatattttttaaaattatggtAACTTTGTATGggtaaaaaatatgtaaattttttgaaaaaatattaataatgatataaaaaattgataaaagaGCACAATAATAGAataatcaaaaataaaaaaatgtcaaatgaggagaaaaaaaaaaactaaaaaaaataaatacatactCAAAAGATATAAATATACAAATGTAGTTAACTTTTATAGGAtaatcaaattttgatttctCATATTTTAACCTTTTTTGTAATGtttacatttttaaatttaaattgataaagTTCGTCTTTTAAAATGTGAATTATTTTAGTACATAACTAATTGACCAGtcatttaaataattaattaaatgtaCATTGGTTTTGACATTAAATTAATCTACAGAACATGTAGAAATAATATTTAGCCCATAAAAAAagattgtatatatataatatatagtatACATTATTCACTCACATACAAAAGACTGAGTTTTCTTTGAAGTACTCTTCTTAAATCTCTATAGTAAATAACTTCTTATTAAATCTTTATAATGAATAGCTTCTTATTACTAGAAGAATTTCCATTAACACATGCCacaacaaagaaaacaaaaatctctcttaatatattataatattacaattattagaatatattaggatgaaatttttttaatattgatcCTTCTTTATTATTTGccttataaatatatatgataaaagcacaagagaaaacaaaagaatacagcTAAAAAGCTTATACAAATAGAGTAAAATTATGATAACAAAATCTGAAATTTGAAACGATGATGAATGGATCAGTTCCAGTCTTCATCACTGAGTTGATCATCAATGTCATCCTTGGGAGGTCTAACAACCAATACAACCATTCCCAAACTTTCCTTGACGCCATTCTCCTTCAATGCTGAACCCCTCTGAACCATTAAATCATCATGACCATCAACCTTAGCCAAATAGAACCCATCATCTGCAACTACCTTCGTGTTCTCTCTGTCGGCCACTACCAAAATAGGCTCCTCTTTATAATACTTATTCACCTTCCACGGCAAAATCCTCGCATCCACGAATGAAACCACAACTCCTCCTCTCCCGACGGTCGCCACCGGCTCCCACCTGGGCAAAACCACCCACCTTCCCCACGCTTTCTCTGCCCTCACGACCCCAAATTCACCCTCGCTCCTGCACTCAAACGGTGCCTCCATAACCTCCTTTTCTCCCTTCTCCGCCTTGCATACTGGCAACACAATAACCGAGGTAGCCTCAGCCACCTCGCCGTACTTCAACCTCACCACCGGCACAAGAACACCTCTTCCGACCTCGGCCCCTTTCTCTTCATTCCCTTCTCCTTCCCCCTTCAACTCCTCCAGAACTGTGTTCTTCGCCTTTTCTGTGACGGCAACCTTCAGAGCCTGTTCTAAAGCAGAAGTTCTTTGATCAGAAGGGTTCTTGTGCTCCCTGCTCTGCCGGTAATACATGAAAGAGAGGCAATCTCCGGGGAGAGTGTAATCGAAGCTCTCCCAACCCTTCTCCCCTCTCCTGCCAGGGAAATCTTTCATAGCGCGCGCCAAATTCTGAGCGCCCTTTCCGTCGAACTTATTATCCACTATGTAACGGGCAGCTGCAGAGCGCTGGGAGGCACTGAGGAGGCGGATCTCGTAGAGAATCTCAGCGCCGCTAGTATCGAAGGCAGAGAGGACGTCGGGGTCAGTATTTGACTGCTGGAGTGATTCCCGGACCTGAGCAGCGACGACGAGGCGATTCTGCTCGACACCGGATATACCGGTGAGCTCTTCAATGGAGGGAGGGGTGAAGCCATCTTGGATGAGAGAGGAGATAAGAGGAGCGTACTCATGCCATGTGCCGAGGCGGTTGGCGAGAACTTCTATGCGGCCAGCGGTGTCGAGGGTGGCAAACTGCGAGGGGAGCGGCGAAGGTGGTGGTCGGAAGGGCTGGTAGAGTTGTTGCTGCTGTGGGGGTTTGGATTTGGGAATGTACGGCGATGGGTTTAGAGAGGCCGAAACCGAAAATGAATGTTGTTTGTTGTGTTTCAAGGAGTGGTTGTGATTGGGGCCGTGGTTGCGGCTGTGATTGCCGGAGAAATAAAGACTCTTCACCACGCTGCTCACTGATAGtgccatcatccttctttcCTTTCCTTCTACCTTATCTGCTCACTTATCCTGATATATTCTAACAACAATGATGGTTAACAAAAATCCTCATTACTTTTTTTTGCAATATCCTATTTTAAAGATTTGGCTCTTTTCTCGTTAGCAGTTCTTTATTGCTATTTACTCTCTTgaacaaattttaattaatcttcttgcattttttctcctattataagaattaaaaaaaaaagataaatgtTAGAATAATTTATAAGAAGATTTGTTTAATGTATTAAAAAACACTTAGTACTCTCTAGTACTCTATTAAATACCTTAAAAACACCTAATAGTCTACTACTTCTTGGTActctttttatatatacttaCCCGTTACTATTAGACAAGTTAACAtggtataaaatatataaacaaGTAAGTCTCTTTAGATTATATTTGTATTatgaaatttgaatatataattatacaaataataaatgaattatttgaaaatttggtaataaaatAATGTCGAGTTATTTTGCAAATATAAACCATATAAGATGAGTTTTGTaactttagaaaaaaattaaaacatttaaTTAAGGTTGTGAGGTAATATCTAGTAattatttaataacaaaaaatattttttaaattggttGCTAATAGAgataataactaaaataatttatcaattattatctcattattaaattaatcttttttttttgttagaaatTGAAATACATCTTGTCTATGTcagttaatattttatattaatttttatttcatatCCATTTTTCATTAATATCATTGATCGATCAATTGAGAGAAAATTTAAATCgattgatattttaaaattgataaatcgaaaaactaatttaattattacttgtaaaatttagaaaaaactGTAAAAGTAACGATTTTCTTTTTAGTATCCCAAAGCAATAGGTTGTAATTATGGTGTAATCCAGGTATATGGGCCACGGTTTCGCCCCATTTCTTATGccaaaaaaaattcacaccaACTGAATTtcgtgaattttttttttaaatgaaaattgcACCCACCTATTTTTAGTTTgagaaattaaaagattttaaaagatccCGAGAATtgtgtttttaaaaaataaaaaaattcacatattaaattcacatattcacatatTTCCTTTTGTAAACTAGTCCTCACACTTTTAAACAATTACAAAAAAGCCCATATGTGTGAGAAATTCACACATTCTAGCATACTTTTTTAGCCGCAAAGATATCTCTTAgaagtctctaaaccccatagaCCATGATATGCTATATATCTCATTGACACTAATGACATTaaattttttctcttaattCACATAATTAATTTGTTCTGAATTAATAGCTAGCCATAGCCAAACATAAATGCAGTGAAAATGAGGTGCTTGTAATAGATAGTAAAAGACACCAACATCATCAACACAAGACAACACAACTCAACATGCATCACAAAACAATTACATACATGTGAAGAACTAAGTAATTTAATCATCATATTACAAATTAATTAAGAGATTAATAAGGTGGCCACCAATTTTTCAAAACAGAAGCATCAATATTGGTAGTGACTTCATCACCTTGAATGCAACACTGAGATAATGGTAGCTCCGGTAAGGTCTCAAAAACTGATGAAGAAACATTTTGTTGCTGATGAAGAGGAACAACAATGTCCTGATCAGCAGGGTAACAATAATAATAGCACTGatcatttatattat includes:
- the LOC130962585 gene encoding rubisco accumulation factor 1.2, chloroplastic-like, translated to MMALSVSSVVKSLYFSGNHSRNHGPNHNHSLKHNKQHSFSVSASLNPSPYIPKSKPPQQQQLYQPFRPPPSPLPSQFATLDTAGRIEVLANRLGTWHEYAPLISSLIQDGFTPPSIEELTGISGVEQNRLVVAAQVRESLQQSNTDPDVLSAFDTSGAEILYEIRLLSASQRSAAARYIVDNKFDGKGAQNLARAMKDFPGRRGEKGWESFDYTLPGDCLSFMYYRQSREHKNPSDQRTSALEQALKVAVTEKAKNTVLEELKGEGEGNEEKGAEVGRGVLVPVVRLKYGEVAEATSVIVLPVCKAEKGEKEVMEAPFECRSEGEFGVVRAEKAWGRWVVLPRWEPVATVGRGGVVVSFVDARILPWKVNKYYKEEPILVVADRENTKVVADDGFYLAKVDGHDDLMVQRGSALKENGVKESLGMVVLVVRPPKDDIDDQLSDEDWN